Proteins encoded in a region of the Flavobacterium sp. MDT1-60 genome:
- a CDS encoding M23 family metallopeptidase, with protein sequence MKQIKSLGCFFAIIFMVLFTSCADMLMGDEGKYDEDIYLNYKTKTVLELPFEGDWYIVAGGKSLELNHHFMPNRHQRYALDIVHIINRRANTGDGTKNEDYYCFGKRLNAPGDGKIIAMENAIEDNVPGIKNGKQSLGNYIIIDHLNGEFSFMLHLKKNSIIVAVGDTVQRGQQVGLAGNSGYSTGPHLHYHLQTTSSLTTGVGLPMQFQNYYADDVFTERGEPITSQIVRKN encoded by the coding sequence ATGAAACAAATCAAATCTTTGGGATGCTTTTTTGCAATTATCTTTATGGTTTTATTTACCTCCTGTGCAGACATGCTTATGGGTGATGAAGGAAAATACGATGAAGACATCTATTTAAATTACAAGACAAAAACAGTATTAGAATTGCCTTTTGAAGGCGACTGGTATATAGTCGCAGGAGGGAAATCTCTGGAATTAAATCATCATTTTATGCCTAACCGGCACCAGAGATATGCACTGGACATTGTTCATATAATAAACAGAAGAGCGAATACAGGAGACGGAACTAAAAATGAAGATTATTATTGTTTTGGGAAACGTTTGAATGCGCCTGGAGACGGAAAGATAATAGCGATGGAAAACGCAATTGAGGATAATGTTCCCGGAATTAAAAACGGTAAGCAATCGTTAGGTAATTATATTATTATTGATCATTTGAATGGGGAGTTTTCCTTTATGCTTCATTTAAAAAAGAATTCTATAATAGTAGCGGTCGGAGATACGGTACAGAGAGGTCAGCAGGTTGGTCTGGCTGGAAACAGCGGTTATTCTACAGGGCCACATCTGCATTATCATCTGCAGACAACTTCATCTCTTACAACTGGTGTTGGTCTCCCTATGCAATTTCAAAACTACTATGCCGACGATGTTTTTACAGAGAGAGGAGAGCCAATTACTTCTCAGATAGTGAGGAAAAATTAA
- a CDS encoding AraC family transcriptional regulator, translating into MIYTTLLNIAIFQGIVLGLIILKSSIFNSNSNKYLAYLLFTLSIILLNHVFEIEDVLTAHPFLHFIDNIEWIFLLPPFLFLFIINRIDKIAKSKQKIYLYFTPFAFSAILNIARDLDHVAGIYTIPESNIYIFKILGLIHLILAVTFIPFLLCYSYFLIRHLKDPQEKKWIITLLTIISSSIFAFLIIYLTSLFIQFDLSATMSILALAATFIIHWTSYMGIYKYKLAKNKAAVYNFINQDLTISYSNTQMLEDVRVEEYRESITADNAYFQKLELLFKEQHIYTDSTLNREKVAEKLGISAGYVSLIVNTITEDNFANYINQYRVEAVKEMISNSDYDNYNLLAMGLESGFTSKATFYKAFKKHTGQTPNEFKNTSK; encoded by the coding sequence TTGATTTATACAACACTTTTAAATATTGCGATTTTTCAAGGAATCGTCTTAGGCTTAATTATTTTAAAGTCTTCTATATTCAATAGTAATTCAAATAAATATCTAGCCTACTTACTATTTACACTTTCAATTATTTTACTAAATCATGTTTTTGAGATTGAAGATGTGCTTACCGCCCATCCTTTTCTACACTTTATTGATAACATCGAGTGGATATTTCTATTACCGCCATTTCTATTCCTATTTATTATAAACCGGATTGATAAAATTGCAAAAAGCAAGCAAAAAATCTATTTGTATTTCACTCCATTTGCTTTTTCTGCCATCCTTAATATTGCCCGTGACCTTGATCATGTTGCAGGAATTTATACTATTCCTGAGTCAAACATCTATATATTCAAAATACTTGGTCTAATTCATCTTATCCTAGCAGTTACATTTATTCCATTTCTTCTTTGTTATTCTTATTTTTTGATAAGACATTTAAAAGATCCTCAGGAAAAAAAATGGATCATTACCTTACTAACAATCATTTCTTCATCGATATTTGCTTTTCTTATTATCTATCTAACCAGCTTATTTATTCAATTTGACCTTTCTGCCACTATGAGCATTTTGGCTTTAGCTGCAACATTCATAATTCACTGGACGTCTTATATGGGTATATACAAATACAAACTTGCCAAAAACAAAGCGGCTGTCTATAATTTTATAAACCAGGATTTAACTATTTCATATAGTAATACTCAAATGTTAGAAGATGTAAGAGTCGAAGAATATAGAGAATCTATCACAGCAGATAATGCTTATTTCCAAAAACTGGAACTTCTTTTTAAAGAACAGCACATTTATACTGACAGTACATTAAACAGAGAAAAAGTTGCTGAAAAACTGGGAATAAGTGCAGGATATGTTTCACTAATTGTAAACACAATAACAGAAGACAACTTTGCCAACTACATTAATCAATATCGGGTTGAAGCTGTAAAAGAGATGATCTCCAATTCTGATTATGATAATTATAATTTGCTGGCAATGGGGCTGGAATCCGGTTTTACTTCAAAAGCAACTTTTTACAAAGCCTTTAAAAAACATACAGGCCAGACACCTAATGAGTTTAAAAATACCAGTAAATAA
- a CDS encoding DUF3575 domain-containing protein has translation MKKNFLLLIILSAFYSVNAQNGTDPYQKNNEIKLNALAPLWQSFQVGYERHLNHNSSLGLSFYYVFDNKKNEKDLNYSISPYYRRYFGKKYASGWFVEGFGMLASTDGKKIYTSEDHSIYTENPDVINFALGAGGGWKWVSKSGFLFEANVGYGGILINADKTDHTIVAKFGITAGYRF, from the coding sequence ATGAAAAAAAACTTTTTACTACTGATCATTTTGTCTGCCTTTTATTCTGTCAATGCTCAAAATGGAACTGATCCTTATCAGAAAAATAATGAAATTAAATTAAATGCACTTGCACCTTTATGGCAATCTTTTCAGGTTGGTTACGAAAGACATTTAAATCATAATTCGTCATTAGGGCTTTCTTTTTATTATGTGTTTGACAATAAAAAGAATGAAAAAGATTTAAATTATTCAATATCTCCGTATTACAGAAGATATTTTGGTAAAAAATACGCATCAGGCTGGTTTGTTGAAGGATTTGGAATGCTGGCTTCAACAGATGGCAAAAAAATATACACTTCAGAAGATCATTCAATATATACCGAGAATCCCGACGTTATTAATTTTGCTCTCGGTGCAGGCGGAGGCTGGAAATGGGTCAGTAAAAGCGGATTTCTTTTTGAAGCAAATGTTGGTTATGGCGGTATATTAATCAATGCAGATAAAACAGATCATACTATTGTTGCAAAATTTGGAATAACTGCAGGCTATAGATTTTAA
- a CDS encoding transposase, whose product MEKDQELRYVKRTQKDYSMSFKFQIVQEIEQGRTSISQVRKDYAIQSRSTIVQRLRKFGNFDWDNQTPSVMQKSPEQKIMELEAKVKLLEKQKAFLEQQAYVADKKSNFKD is encoded by the coding sequence ATGGAAAAAGATCAAGAATTACGTTATGTGAAGCGTACACAAAAAGATTACAGTATGTCTTTTAAGTTTCAAATTGTTCAAGAAATAGAACAAGGAAGAACCTCAATTTCTCAGGTTAGAAAAGATTATGCTATTCAATCCCGTTCTACAATCGTCCAACGGCTTCGAAAATTTGGTAACTTTGATTGGGATAATCAAACTCCTTCTGTTATGCAAAAATCTCCTGAACAAAAAATAATGGAACTGGAAGCAAAAGTGAAGTTATTAGAAAAACAAAAAGCATTTTTAGAACAGCAGGCTTATGTTGCTGATAAAAAATCAAATTTTAAGGATTAA
- a CDS encoding cold-shock protein: MQEGTVKFFNEEKGFGFITPNNGGDEVFVHASGLSENIRQNDEVRYDVEEGRKGPNAVNVVIA; this comes from the coding sequence ATGCAAGAAGGTACAGTAAAATTTTTCAATGAAGAAAAAGGTTTCGGATTCATAACTCCAAATAATGGAGGGGACGAAGTTTTTGTTCATGCTTCAGGTCTATCAGAAAACATTCGTCAAAACGATGAAGTACGATATGACGTAGAAGAAGGCCGTAAAGGTCCAAACGCAGTAAACGTAGTCATAGCATAA
- a CDS encoding PhzF family phenazine biosynthesis protein → MKLNLYQIDAFTDKIFGGNQACVVPLEEWLSNEMLLKIANENAVAETAFFVDKGGKIHLRWFTPEIEMDLCGHATLATAHCLKQILGHKSDKIVFETLSGDLTVEVENGLYKMDFPSRMSLKANLPAVIENAISIKPKEVFKSRDYVLVYDNESQIRNMTIDRQIFDQINLDPGGVIVTEKGDNCDFVSRFFTPQASILEDPVTGSAHCSLIPLWAARLSKKELYTLQVSERLGELFCEDRGERVTISGRAKTYSIGNIWIE, encoded by the coding sequence ATGAAACTTAATCTCTATCAAATTGATGCTTTTACAGATAAAATATTCGGGGGCAATCAAGCCTGTGTCGTACCTCTTGAAGAGTGGTTAAGCAACGAAATGTTGTTGAAGATAGCAAATGAAAATGCTGTTGCCGAAACGGCTTTCTTTGTAGATAAAGGCGGGAAAATACATTTACGCTGGTTTACACCAGAAATCGAAATGGATCTTTGCGGTCATGCGACCTTAGCCACTGCACACTGCTTAAAACAAATCCTCGGTCATAAAAGTGATAAAATTGTTTTTGAAACCTTAAGCGGAGACCTGACTGTTGAAGTAGAAAACGGTCTCTATAAAATGGATTTCCCTTCAAGAATGTCATTAAAGGCAAATCTTCCGGCAGTGATTGAAAATGCGATAAGTATTAAACCAAAAGAAGTATTTAAGTCTCGGGATTATGTTTTAGTTTATGATAACGAATCTCAAATTAGAAATATGACTATAGACAGGCAGATTTTTGATCAGATAAATCTTGATCCAGGCGGTGTAATTGTTACCGAAAAAGGAGATAACTGTGATTTTGTTTCCAGATTTTTTACACCTCAGGCATCTATTCTGGAAGATCCGGTCACTGGTTCTGCACACTGCTCCTTAATTCCTTTATGGGCAGCAAGACTAAGCAAAAAAGAGCTCTATACCCTTCAGGTATCTGAGCGGCTCGGTGAGCTTTTTTGCGAAGACAGAGGTGAACGGGTTACGATAAGTGGAAGAGCAAAAACCTATTCTATCGGAAATATATGGATTGAGTAA
- a CDS encoding GNAT family N-acetyltransferase encodes MENFQIKKVSINDIVQLQEIGRKTFFETFSESNTEENMTKYLEEGFSVEKLSKEISEENSEFYFAAIDNVVVGYLKTNSGQSQTELQDNEGLEIERIYVLKEYHGKSAGQFLYDHAIQIAETNKLNFVWLGVWEENHRAISFYKKNGFVEFDKHIFVLGTDEQTDIMMKKNLKNQ; translated from the coding sequence ATGGAAAATTTTCAAATTAAGAAAGTAAGTATAAATGATATCGTTCAATTGCAGGAAATTGGCCGAAAAACATTTTTTGAAACCTTCTCTGAAAGTAATACAGAGGAGAATATGACTAAATATTTAGAAGAAGGCTTTTCGGTTGAAAAACTTTCTAAAGAAATAAGCGAAGAGAATTCCGAGTTTTATTTTGCAGCAATTGATAATGTTGTTGTGGGATATCTTAAAACAAACAGTGGACAGTCGCAAACAGAACTGCAGGACAATGAAGGACTTGAGATTGAAAGGATATATGTACTGAAAGAATATCATGGTAAAAGCGCAGGTCAGTTTTTATACGATCATGCGATCCAAATTGCTGAGACTAATAAATTAAATTTTGTATGGCTTGGCGTTTGGGAAGAGAATCACAGAGCAATCAGTTTCTATAAGAAGAATGGTTTTGTAGAATTTGATAAACATATTTTTGTCTTGGGAACAGATGAACAAACTGATATTATGATGAAAAAAAATCTCAAAAATCAATAG
- a CDS encoding GNAT family N-acetyltransferase — protein sequence MNQTEIKIRKAFEADSEKMWVLMKELAVFEKYIDVFAITPEIVKESGFRKSPADFYSFVADDNGQIAGMLVYYYLPYTTVNRPSIYLKELYVDAAYRGQKIGEQLMNALHVEAKLNNCAQIKWTVAPWNYAGKKFYERLGASENKDWLNYEWKV from the coding sequence ATGAACCAAACAGAAATAAAAATTCGTAAAGCCTTTGAGGCAGACAGTGAAAAAATGTGGGTATTGATGAAAGAACTGGCTGTATTTGAAAAATACATTGATGTTTTTGCGATTACTCCGGAGATAGTAAAAGAAAGTGGATTCAGAAAAAGTCCTGCGGATTTTTATTCTTTTGTGGCAGATGATAATGGACAAATTGCCGGTATGTTGGTTTACTATTACCTGCCTTATACTACTGTAAACAGGCCTTCTATTTACCTCAAGGAATTGTATGTTGATGCAGCGTATAGAGGACAAAAGATAGGAGAGCAGTTAATGAATGCCTTGCATGTAGAGGCTAAGTTAAATAATTGTGCGCAGATAAAATGGACTGTTGCACCCTGGAATTATGCAGGTAAAAAGTTTTATGAAAGGCTGGGAGCAAGTGAAAACAAAGATTGGCTGAATTATGAATGGAAAGTCTAG
- a CDS encoding DMT family transporter yields MQKKKLYLILLILGTAFWGISFSVTKIGVAAGSLYVFLVYRLALAAVILSIFFVKFFKKTDSKSIIGGIMLSLPLTFGIILQTKGLEYLPASQCTFIAGICVILVPVLKWMLYKTVFSGKIWMASLIALLGLGIISISDGLKINTGTIYVILGTIGFSVYLIMVEKQKDKHEIITTIVPMFAASTVICLILALTDNAQIWLIDDPNFWTAIMYCAVFSTAYMYAVSMISQNYLSAEKVAIIYLFEPVFGAFAAFIILDEPLTWKLILGGTLILIATLWSEIDIPVKKLVEDI; encoded by the coding sequence ATGCAAAAGAAAAAATTATATCTTATCCTTTTAATACTCGGCACAGCATTTTGGGGTATTTCATTCTCAGTAACTAAGATTGGAGTAGCGGCAGGATCGCTATATGTTTTTCTGGTTTATAGATTAGCACTCGCTGCCGTTATTCTTTCTATATTCTTTGTTAAATTTTTTAAAAAGACTGATAGCAAAAGTATTATAGGAGGAATTATGCTCTCGCTCCCTTTGACCTTTGGGATAATTCTGCAGACAAAAGGTCTTGAATATCTGCCCGCATCTCAGTGTACATTTATCGCCGGAATATGTGTAATTCTGGTTCCTGTGCTCAAGTGGATGTTGTATAAAACTGTTTTTTCCGGTAAAATATGGATGGCCTCGCTTATTGCGCTGCTGGGTTTGGGAATAATTTCTATTTCCGACGGATTAAAAATAAATACGGGTACTATTTATGTCATTTTAGGAACAATTGGGTTTAGTGTCTATCTCATAATGGTCGAAAAACAAAAAGACAAACATGAAATAATAACTACAATCGTCCCGATGTTTGCTGCAAGCACTGTTATCTGTTTAATTCTGGCATTAACAGATAATGCACAAATCTGGTTAATTGATGACCCTAACTTCTGGACTGCTATTATGTACTGCGCCGTCTTTTCTACGGCTTATATGTACGCTGTGTCCATGATTTCACAAAACTATTTATCGGCCGAAAAAGTGGCTATAATTTATCTTTTTGAACCTGTATTTGGAGCATTTGCTGCATTTATTATATTGGATGAACCTTTGACATGGAAATTAATTCTGGGCGGAACCCTGATTTTAATTGCAACGTTATGGTCTGAAATCGATATTCCGGTCAAAAAGCTGGTAGAAGATATTTAA
- a CDS encoding LysR family transcriptional regulator: MDIQQLKYFLALAKELHFWKTAEKMNITQSALSRHIMSLENELGLQLFFRNKRNVKLTAAGAFLQEKWTTELIQFEAIQKHARQIHLGEQGSVCIAHPDSISASIIPDFIKNIAAVFPKLKIELVQLTYEQQEDQLKNYKIDLAFSREKNESPAIDSKNLGSENLCLVVPTHHHFITIDDVTHKSIAEEKFIATNAGSSNSYDSIISDVYKHYQIDPDSYISCEFGSTIISLIKNGLGISILPESYRLHHHENVRFIPLTFTANLYVNWRKNDPNTLISTILELL, translated from the coding sequence ATGGATATACAGCAATTGAAATATTTTCTGGCTCTTGCCAAAGAGCTTCACTTTTGGAAAACGGCCGAAAAAATGAACATTACCCAATCTGCCCTGAGCCGACATATTATGTCTCTGGAGAATGAACTGGGGTTGCAGCTTTTTTTTAGAAACAAACGCAATGTCAAACTTACTGCTGCCGGCGCATTTTTACAGGAAAAGTGGACCACCGAACTTATTCAGTTTGAAGCTATTCAAAAACATGCCCGTCAAATTCATTTAGGCGAGCAGGGCTCTGTTTGTATAGCGCACCCAGACTCTATTTCTGCTTCGATCATACCCGATTTTATTAAAAATATTGCAGCTGTATTTCCTAAATTAAAAATTGAGCTGGTGCAGCTAACTTATGAACAGCAGGAAGATCAATTGAAAAACTACAAAATTGATCTGGCCTTCAGCCGTGAAAAAAATGAATCACCTGCTATTGATTCAAAAAATCTTGGCTCTGAAAACTTGTGCTTAGTTGTTCCTACCCACCATCACTTTATAACAATTGATGATGTTACCCATAAAAGTATTGCTGAAGAAAAATTCATTGCAACCAATGCAGGTTCCAGCAATAGTTATGACAGCATTATCAGTGATGTTTATAAACACTATCAAATTGACCCTGATTCGTATATTTCCTGCGAATTTGGATCTACCATTATTTCTTTAATTAAAAATGGTTTGGGTATTTCCATTTTGCCTGAATCTTACAGACTTCATCATCATGAAAATGTTCGATTTATTCCACTTACTTTCACTGCAAACCTGTATGTAAATTGGCGAAAAAACGATCCAAATACCCTGATCAGTACTATTCTTGAATTATTATAG
- a CDS encoding GNAT family N-acetyltransferase: MRTTFFIKTFNELTNSELYQILQLRSEVFVVEQNCVFQDIDNKDQESYHHLYLVDGILAGYTRLLPAGLSYNEISIGRVVTAPAFRGIGLGKELMQKSIEACEKLFEETTIRIGAQRHLSKFYNSIGFVESGEPYDEDGILHIEMVR; the protein is encoded by the coding sequence ATGAGAACAACTTTTTTCATAAAAACATTTAATGAATTAACCAATAGCGAATTATACCAGATCTTACAGTTGAGAAGCGAAGTATTTGTTGTCGAGCAAAATTGTGTATTTCAGGACATCGACAATAAGGATCAGGAAAGTTATCACCATCTTTATTTGGTGGATGGCATTCTTGCAGGATACACCAGACTTCTGCCAGCGGGATTGTCTTATAACGAAATTTCAATTGGTCGTGTAGTCACGGCTCCAGCTTTTAGAGGCATAGGTTTGGGAAAGGAACTCATGCAAAAGTCTATTGAAGCTTGTGAAAAACTCTTTGAAGAAACCACTATACGTATAGGTGCGCAACGCCATTTGTCAAAATTTTACAATTCGATAGGGTTTGTGGAGAGTGGTGAACCTTATGATGAAGACGGCATATTACATATCGAAATGGTAAGGTAA